The Porites lutea chromosome 7, jaPorLute2.1, whole genome shotgun sequence genome includes the window CTGCAGTTGACCATTTAAGGATTGCACAGATTAAGCAGGGAATCCATTACAAGGTGGCCAGTTACTCAGGGAGGTAAACACAACCACGAAATTCGAAAAAATGTTAAGAGCAGGCTTTGAAAACTAACAACAACAGATGAAATAACTACCAGCAATTATCAAAACAAACCTCGGCTTCACTACCGGTTGAGGAGCCTCTTCAAATGTTCCTTGGTCTAATTTGTCGTGTTTTTCTTCAATTCTAAAAGATACAATTTAAGAATCAGCTTTTATTGCATACTTCTTTCAGCCGGATAAGTTAATCAGCCATTCAGAACTCGCGCATCAAGTAGGTACGACCGCCCAACTTTCTTTAGTCACGCTATCATATAAGGGAAGAATGGAACCACCGCCTTACATTTGTTACGCGATTACTACTGCGACCAAACAAAAGATTCTCTACTCCTCACTGTTGTGGGAAGGACGAAATCACTGACGTAACCAAGCGTTTGGTGATTGAGTCGCTTGAGACTgttcttataaaaaaatattcctgcGAGGGTACAATGGTGCAGTTTCGTCAAAATTCTCCTTATCTAACACACCAACGAACAGCCAGGTTTTAGAATCCCTTACACCTAATCAGTTTGTACCTTATAAACTCTTTCACCTCTAGACCAAGTTATGGCGGGATGATTTGTCAGCCTAACtcccatttaaatgaaacctcttcagcagtactttcacgtgatgctatttatttagtatcATGATGTGGCTCTAActcttgagtctgtggatgaaatcctgtggtgttaccattcaaatgaaacctcttagcagtactttcacatggttctatttatttagtatgtagtaccaacttttgagtctgtggatgaaatcctatggtgctaCCATTCATATGAAACCTCttaagcagtactttcacatggttcTATTTATTTAGTtcgtagttctaacttttgagtctgtggatgaaatcctatggtgttaccattcaaatgaaaactcttcagcagtactttcacatggtactatttatttagtatggaGTTCTAACTTtggagtctgtggatgaaatcctatggtgttaccattcaaatgaaacctcttcagcagtactttcacatggtactatttatttagtatgtagttctaacttttgaggctgtggatgaaatcccatggtgttaccattcaaataaaacctcttagcagtactttcacatggtactctTTCTTTAGtctgtagttctaacttttgagtctttggACGAAATCCTGTCGTGTTACCATTTCAGTGAAACCTCTTTGGTAGAAAATTGGCATGGTGTTATTCTTTTCTCTGGTTTTTACaaaagaaatttggaatttttgggaATTTATTTTCACTGGAAACTAATAGGAATGAAAGGATAGGATTACTACAGTTCCTACGCACGGAGAACACCCAACAAAGAAGACACCAAAAAAATCtgaacaacaacagaaaacgtACCCTTCTGATGGACTGGCCTCGGTTTGTACCAGCGGCTGACCCGACTCGTCTATGAATGAAACTCGCTTAGATGCTCGCTTTGACGGTGAGGCAGAGTCTCGGTTTTCACTTGAACTATAAGAAAAAGGTAAGTGTTATAAATGGACTGCAGTATTAAGtaaaaaaaccgaaaaaaggGCCTGCGGGGATAATAAgccacaatcttggacaaaataaaatggaacagcaaacgcCCAtccccccccaaatcaaggatgaagccgcgcgaagggcaaaaacgcgccattttcccatccatGATTTGGGGGGAAGAGGgatctaggttttccatttattttgtccaagattgcagGTACGGCTCACTATGATTCCATTACCGGAACCCAACGCGTATTCACTAGGTATGACAGTTAAGTTGGTCAGCCGTCGTCTTGAAAGTGAAGGCGTGAGAAAATTGGAAGAAATGACAGCTATGAATGGGCATGCACACAATAGCATTCAACTTTGCATGTCAAAGGCCAAATACGTTAATCCTTTAAACCCCGACACACCTCTGTTGTCTCCATACATCTCCTATAGTATTAGTGGGAAGAAGTTGACCACTCTCTTTTATAAAACATTGCCTCTAATTTTTCTACGCACGTGAATTTTACACGCGTACGCCCTTAAAAATTAcgcaacagtggaaatccacttTAAGTTCAAAGAAGCAACACAAAAGCAACTACCCCTTATCaaggtggtctgcctgtggtaaAAGGGAAACTAAACGAAAATTATGTTTCTCTTACCCTTCGCTTGATCCTCCAAACATATTAATCAAGGCATCCCTCAACAGAAGTGAAGCGGGGCGAGAGCTGGGTCGAGATCCTCCGCCAGCCGCGTTAGCCCGCGCGTTGCTAGGGGAGAGGAATGTAGGTGATTCAGGAGGAGACTTGGTCAGCGGTGCCAATTCTGCCGAAGGTGGTCGAGAAGGCCGGGGAGTGAtgactctgaaaaaaaaaagggcattGACATAGTTATGTCTCTCTCCTCCACAGAGGCTCCTGCTGGTTATCCTATAAAAACAGTAATAATCGAAAAATGGCAAGCGCGCGGGACGCATTCATTTTTTCCTTCCCCCTGCCTCCCTACGACACAAAAGGGAGCTTaggcaaagacgtttttgagcgacggacgtcacccgaaagtggactttttgcatccttgggcagtggtttgattcaaactctcgggtaaatcgtctttgtaagagaaaagaaacttagaaattcaaatttgttagcgtcaaggcatatcgAAAGgtagaaggcctcacttccggttgacgtgcgtcgatCAAAAACGTCTTTTCTTAAACGGCGGAGGAGAGAGTAGTAATGTGACAGTTTAAAAAGTCTTAATTATTCTGAAGTACCCCTTCCGCCATTTGAACTCAGAGATCGCGGAATCTTATAAAGCAACATCTTTATAACTTTTAATAATTCTGAAGGATCTGAGATGTTTTACAAACCGGTAATGCGTCAAATCCTGCGATTCTATCACTGAAGAACGCGGATAAATTTTAAGTAGAAAGCGGATATGCTGTTTATCTCTCAAACCGTATTTTTCACGGCGGTGTTGTTACCGTCGATAACACCAATGTAAACACCCTTTATTCTGGAATAACTTTTCAACATATGCCATTCTGCATGAGGTACAATATTCCGAGGAATGAAGCACTCCACGCTCTTAAATTCCCATAGCAGAGATTTATCCGAATCGTTTTGTGTGATCTTATTGCAGAAGATTCCAACTAATTTGCAACTTCAGAAGCGAGATGGAAACTGCAAAGAATTCTGGGACTGTTATTGGAGACAGGGAAAaacaaattggccaatagctaaatggcgcgtccccagtaacggTCCCACAAGACTCGGCTAACTCGGCATagtttccttcttctttttatagcggCGAATTGAACACAGCTTTAAGCGGTTTGTCTTTAACGTTTAAGTGAAATGTCCCGTGAAGGGACTGTCCGAGGCTTGTTACATGAAGTGAAAGCTCCCTAATagggacaccaaagggacagagtaAATGTGTGCATCTTAACGGTCTCCTTATTGTGGGTTTACGGATCGCCGTAGGAAGTCTGCTATCTTTGAAACCAAAATAAATGCCCGTTATAGAAAGTTGTTTGTATTATGACTTACCCCTCAGCTATTTCTAGAAACCTGCCAGCGAATGAAGTCTTTTTTCCAACCATGGGACTACCCCTATatctgaacaaaaaaaaacttttttaaggATTGCTAGAGTGTCTATTGTCAACTTCAAAACTTCAACTTTCTTCATTCTTTCATTCACACATATAATTTAAGACATTCACGATAACTTCCACCCGCGAACAGAAAAGCCTAATCCAGGCTCGGGAAGagacaaatttaaagaaaggaaaggaaaaaaaaaagaaatattttccaaacagTACCAGCTGTCGTAAAATAAGAATTATTGTGCGAATTAAGCTATTTAAATTACAGTGTGAATTACATGGCGTATAATCATCATTCAAAAAGTTGGGAACAATAATGGATGAAGCACTTGGTTTCTAAAGAAGCTATGCACTTATTCTGTCTCAGTGGGGGATTGACACGGAGAGAAAAATGGTTATTATCGTGgaggcatttaaaatttaacttTACTGCGGTAGCTCTCGAAACGTTACATTTGGCTATTTTACTGCGTGGGATTCCTGTGACTCATTGCGCAGGTCCCTTACATGCTAGCCCTTCAATCGTCCTCATTCATTTTCCAAGGTGAGTGCGGTCTCACTTACTTAATTGTACTTACCCAGTTCCCACACTAAATGACTGTCCTTTCCAGTTTTTCGTCATCTCATTATACAAATTTCCTttgctaaaatgaaaaaaaaagagttatttttcctgaaaaagacGCAGACAGAAAGTTAGCCTGTTctaggctccgagatagtctctttcgcgtcttccccactatttgagagcctggaacaggctaacagAATGTATACATTAAGTAGGGCCCCGTAATGCATTTtcgatgaaaacgaaaacgcataATTTTGGAAACGCATTAGTGTTGACAGGGCCCAAACATATATACTACCAGAAACACTTTACCAAAGGACAAGAACACAAgcgtaaataataaatataaaagcACAGGAAACACGAGAAATTTATGTATTCACCTGAGATTTTGCATGCTTTTCTTGTATCGATTTTTGGCTTTACTACTCCTTGTATAGGACTCATATCTGAAACAGAACCAACGGTTAGTGACTAAGGAGACGATTGATTTAAGAGCTTTGCTTAGTGGACATTTTCACTAACAAGCactgaacaacaacaataacaattacCGTGAATAACTAATCGATAAAAAACGCTTTCCAGTCAAACGACTAAAATATAAAAGGACTAATTTAACAAAAAAGCCTTCCTACAagtctttaatttctttttttttgctcgcGCTCGGTCATTATTTTTGAGAAGGCCTCAGAGCTCAGGCATTATCTGATATGTAACATCATGAACTCCGCCCTCCGGTGTTTCATGGCACGTTCAGGTTGATTTTTCAGGTCACCGAAACAaccgtcaaaaaaggttttataaAACAAGCTTTAGGAATTAAAgatgaaagataaaaaagaacacGGTTTTGACTACATCTCTATTACTGTTCGCCGAGTTTAAGGTTCGACTTAAAAATGGAGCATTCGCGACTACTTGTACAGATGTTAAAGGcagtttgcgaagtgataaataaaaatacataatGGCAATAGATAAAAAGCCTATAACATAGGAAAACAAATGCAATGGGATCTAGATCATTGTCtaaaacttcttttgttttacaccTTTTACgaattttatttactttacGTCCTTCGTGAGTCTGGTATAGCCTTTTACAAAAGTGTTATTTCATGGGTTTCTTGACTTTCTTCAGTCCGTTATTTTGTATTACTTTTAGTCTTTTTTCCCGTTTTATTGGTAGAATGGTTGGCATTTTTCTTCATACATTTAACACGGCAACTTTGCTGAGAGAAACTAAACTACCGCAAATTCTTTGGATCGGGTTATTGAAAGACAGTTCTATACAATGTTTaccgaaaaaaattattaagaaaaaacaaacaggttGAGAACAGAACAAAAAACCTGAATCTTTTTAATTCACCTACTAAAACACATTTGAAGGCCGATTGTCTTGAAACAATGGAGATTTCATTTAAATATCCGGCACATTTGTTGTGCACCTGCGTAAAACCCCGAGGCAAAACAGCAAttaacttttccttttaaaagaaCTGTGTCCACCAGCATtgtagttttgaaaatttcccaTAACACTGGCTGCAATTTTTTAACTTCGCtttcaactgaaaataaaacttactAGTAACGACAGAATTCAAGAGCACAATGGGCGAGTTGTATGCATGGTTTAGCTGGGCCAGTAGGACAGTTTCGTGACTAACCAGATCGGACCGGCTACTCATTTGACTGAAGTGTCTAAAAAGGAAAGTCAGCTTTTGATCATACTCAAGTACAAAAAACGAACAATGAAAAAAGCCGTCTCTATTTTACCTCGGGTGGTAGCGCGGTGCCATACCTAGTAAAAACATGGTTAAATAACCAGCCAAGCCCTAAACTGTATACGCGTGACTACCATTCTGTGACCGCACGCTGACAGTTGCACAGGCAATCCAAGAACGACAGATACCACTGTAAATTGACTTCTTTTAAAAGCCGTAGTTTAGCCTTCTTATTAGTTGTCTATACTCGTTTCTAACTAAACTGGACCTCCGCCTTTAACCCTTCCATTCTGTGTAACCGAGAGAAAGTGTTAAAGATGCTGGTGTGAACTGTACTTTACAGTCTTAACTTTGTGCGTGGAAGAAAACCTAACTCGTGACCATGCAAGTAAACCCTCTTCAGCTGTCCTTTGAGAACATGCACCTACTATTTGTTTAGTGGGCAGTTCTAATATTTGAGTCTCgataaaatcctatggtgtgaccatgcAAACGAAACCTCTTCAGCTATACTCTCACAATGTGTTACCATTTGTTTCGTGAGCAATTAACTCTAACTTTTgcgtctgtggatgaaatgctATGTCgttaccatttaaatgaaacctcttcagctgTATCTTCACATGGCACTATTTGTTTAGTACGTAGTTCTAACATTTGAGTTAAACGTTCACGTCTGTGAAAATCctatagtgtgaccattcaaacccTCTGGACAATACTTTTTATGGCCATAAATGTTTTTAGTATTTTCTTAAGCGAATTGGAAATCTTTTCTTATAATTTTTGGTGAGTAAATGGCCCAATCTTGCCTAAAATTAAGTTTATATTGTACTGCATACCTGTTAAGTTCGTCGGTGTCAAACTTGTAATTCCACCAAGCAATGCCGGCAACAACCAGAACAAATATCATAACTACAGGGACAGAAGGACCAAGGATAATAATATCTGGAACTTTCTCTATGACTTTTTTCTTCTCAACAACCATCACAACGTGAGTGGTTTCTGTCCTAGTCCTTCTTACTTCAGTGACTGGTAAACTCTTAGACGGTAAAACAGACCCATCTGTGTTCGTTGTAACTTCATTTGTAAACGTAGACAAAGGTTTATTGACACCAGACGTAGTAGTGGGTGACGTCATTGATTGCGTTGGAGGGTCTGTAAAGTTACTGGTTGCCACCGTCGTTGTGGCAACTGTTTGATTGACAGGCAGTGCACCTCCGCCTCCTATTTGAGCTTGCACTTGAGTGAAGTCAA containing:
- the LOC140943066 gene encoding uncharacterized protein isoform X2; this encodes MMSKVDYIFWFAVLTFVAPLVNPRPRNSRQPGTLTACESRRHLSDPQGTLSSPNFPGSYPANSSCTWIITPPRHVNLSVRFISFNVSSDSKQCDGKKCGCDFVHVEELDPPYNVAGLNSRFCNDNPPNSVYNLMSRVRIRFSSDSAKEGMGFQLTYQTLEVPTTAPVTFDFTQVQAQIGGGGALPVNQTVATTTVATSNFTDPPTQSMTSPTTTSGVNKPLSTFTNEVTTNTDGSVLPSKSLPVTEVRRTRTETTHVVMVVEKKKVIEKVPDIIILGPSVPVVMIFVLVVAGIAWWNYKFDTDELNRYESYTRSSKAKNRYKKSMQNLSKGNLYNEMTKNWKGQSFSVGTGYRGSPMVGKKTSFAGRFLEIAEGVITPRPSRPPSAELAPLTKSPPESPTFLSPSNARANAAGGGSRPSSRPASLLLRDALINMFGGSSEGSSENRDSASPSKRASKRVSFIDESGQPLVQTEASPSEGIEEKHDKLDQGTFEEAPQPVVKPRRLQVPAIVVRQPSEDSDDEAQPLPVRRRKDPVHEFDAPVMTSSEESPDVESSWPVFDENDEDALGQSEDDDSQTPTWDDHEEKYPDSSSEEILDRSLASHVRDILRKSYGDEGPGGLGPSAVLNVPEEFLGMIRGSPRYFDRAKEDPDEVDDVD